Below is a genomic region from Isosphaeraceae bacterium EP7.
AGGCCGGGCTGGCCGACGGGCGAGCGGATGGCGGCGGTTCCCTGGTGGGGCTGGATGGGCGGCATGGTGGGGGCCTGCTACGTGGCCACGGGCGCGGCCTATGCGAACCGCCTGGGCGCGGCGTCGTGGCTGGCGCTGGTGGTGACCGGCCAGGTCCTCGCGTCGGTGGCCCTCGACCATTTCGGCTTGGTCGGCTTCCCGGTTCATCAGGCTGGATTGATGCGACTGGTGGGCGTCGCATTGCTGCTTGCGGGGGTGGTGATCGTCCTGCGATCGTGAGCGGAGGGGGCGGATTCCGGGAGAATCGTGCAAGACGCGGCGTGCGCCAGCGAATACCCTACGGGCCGAACGTCGTTACGGACGCGCCGATCGGACCGTTCGATTGGCACTCGCTTTGCACAACTCTCCTGCGTCGGACATCCGAACCGGACGAGAACGCTCGATCCGGTTGAACCCCCAAGGAACACGATCGATGACCAATCGCACCAACTCCGCCCTCGCCCTCTCGTCCCTGCTCCTCGGCACCGTGCTTTGCTTCACGGGATGCGAGAAGGGGCCCGCCGAGAAGATGGGCGAGAAGGTCGACAATGCGGCCCAGGACGCCAAGGACATCGTCGTGCCCCCCGGCCCCGTCGAGAAGGTCGGCCGCGAGGTCGATCGCACCGTCAATCCGTGACATCCTGGCTTCGTGAAGCCAACGAAGCGCCAAATCAATCCGCCAACGCCCGGCCACCCCTTCCTGGGGCGCCGGGCGTTGGCGTTGATGACGCTGGTTCAAGGGAATTCGAGCAGCGCCGGGAGGATCTCGCCGGCCTTGCCGTACAGGCTCAGGTTGCTGTCATCGGAGGCGGGCGTCGGTTCGAGATTCACCTCGATGACCCGGCCGCGTGCCTTGCGAATCATGCCGGCCGCCGGATGGACCACGGCGCTGGTGCCGACGACCAGGAGGAGGTCGCTCTCCCTGACGGAGTCCAGGGCGGCTTCCCAGAGGTCCGACGGCAGCGACTCGCCGAACCAGACGACGGCGGGCCGCATCAGGCCATCGCAGGCGTCGCAGCGGGGGAGTGCGGGCAGGACGATGCCGGCGGCGTCGACGGTCTCGAGGCAGTCGATGCAGCGGATCTGCTCGATGGAGCCGTGGATCTCCAGCAGGTTGCGGCTGCCGGCCCTGCGGTGCAGGCCGTCGACGTTCTGGGTCACCAAGGTGAAGGCCGGGACGCGGGCTTCGAGCCTGGCGAGGGCGTGGTGCGCCGGGTTGGGTAACGCCCCGGCGACGATCGACCGCCGCCAGTTGTAGAACTCCCAGACCAGGTAAGGGTCGGCGGCGAAGGCCTCGGGAGTGGCCAGGGCGAACGGGTCGCGGCCACGCCAGAGTCCGTCGGGGCCTCGGAACGTGGGGATTCCGCTCTCGGCGGAAACCCCCGCGCCGGTCAGCACGACGACGCGCCTGGCCTCGGCGATCCAGGAGGCGGCCAGCGTCCGGTCATCCATGAGTGAGGCCCGTGCCTGTCAGAATTCGGGCAAAGCCCCGCGTTTCACTGCGCGGACGACCATCAGGGTGCCGGTGCCCAGTAGGCCGAAGGGCATCGCGATCATGAACAGGATGCTCCAGAAATAGCCCGTCTTGAGGCTCTCTCCGTTGCCCTGGGCGGCGATCGCTTCCTTGCAGTTGGGGCAGGCCGAGGCGTCGCCAACCCACACCAGCAGCAGGAGCAGGGCGAACGCGAGGATCGGGAGGAATCGGCGGGCCTGTCGCATCGGGTCTCTCCTGCGGGCGATTCGCGTCGATTCCATTGTAGGCCGAGGCGGATCCCAGGTCGAGGCGGGGGTCGTTCAGAGGCCGGTCGCCACGGGCATCTGGTAGAGCATCCAGTAGATGATGACGCCCGTCACCGAGACGTAAAGCCAGATGGGGAATGTGACCGCGGCGATTCGCGCGTGCTGCTCGAACTTGCGCTGGATGGCCCGGACCAGGGTCATCGTGACCAGGGGGACGACGCCGAAGGTGGCCAGGACCGTGTGAGACAGCAGGATCGTGAAGTAGGCCGTGCGGACGGGGCCGACGCCGAGGAATTTCACGCTGCCGACCTGGTAGTGGTAGACGAGGTAGCAGGCCAGGAAGACAGCCGAGACGGCGACGGCGGCGGTCATGCAGGCGGCGTGCCCGCGCCAGCGACCAATCCGGATGAGCAGCCAGGCGACGACCAGGAGCACGGCGCAGGTGCCGTTGAGCGTCGCGTTGATCGCCGGCAGGCGTCGGACCCAGGGGGCAACTTCACGCGCATCCTCCGGGCGATCGAGCGTGCGGGCCCGCGTGACGAGGTCCCGCAGGGCCTCGGCATCGGAGGCGGGGAAGGTGCCGACGACCTTGTTGCCGACATCCACCAAGGCCAGGCGGTCGGAGTGCGAGACGGCCTCGGCCCCCTCCTTGCGGTCGGCCTCGGAGGACGCCTGGACCCCGAGGCGGAAGCCCTTGAGGATCAGTTTGTAGACGTCGTCGGCAGGCCCGGTGAGGAACCACCAGAGGTCGGGGTCGGCCGAGAACGATGAGGCGTAGCGGGCCAGGACGTCGGGGGTGTCGTGGTCGGGGTCGACACTGATGCTGACGAGCTTGACGCCGGTGCCCCCGAGCTGACCTTGCAGCCCCTTCATGGTGGCCGTGATGCGGGGGCAGGAGTTGGGGCAACGGGTGAAGATGAACGAGGCGATCCAGACCGAGGGGGCGAGGTCGGCCTCGGTGATGACGCGTCCGGATCGCTCGGTGAGGCGGAAGGGGCCGAGTTCGAACTCGTGGCCGGTCAGGTCGCGCGAGGCGGGCGGGGGCGGGCCCGCCTTGTGGGTGAATGTCGCGGCGAGCAGTCCGCTGATGAGGATCGTGCCGGCGACGATCGAGAGGCCGAGGCGGTAGGAGCGAGCATTCACGGCGAGTGATGTCCTGACATGTGGCGGGGCCCCCGGCCGTTCAAATGGGCCGAAGGCCGTCGCTTGGCTGCCGATGGTTCAGTGGCCGACTCGGCCCGGGCTGGTGCTGGAACCGACCCCGGGGGCGACCGGCGCCGCGACGGCGGCCTTGTCGTCGTCGGCCGTGGAGTAGTCGCTGACGTAGTGGATGGCCATGTCCGGGTAGAGGCCGCACATCAGGACCATCGCCAGGAAGCCGGCGGGGACGAGCATGTAGTAGACCCACTTCCCCTCGAACTTCAGATGCATGAAGAAGATGCCGACGAGCCCGGCCTTCACCGTGGCGAGCGTCATCAGGCCGAAGACGAGCAGGGTGAAGTGGTCGGCGAAGACCTTGGCGTAGAAGTATTCGAGGATCGTGAAGACCAGCAGCGCACCGAAAACGCGCAGGTACGTGCCGATGTGCGACTCTTGTTCTTCGGCGGACTCGGTCTCTTGATTGTGCGCCGTCGCGTCGAGCTGGGCCATCGAGGGGTTCTCCGGTGGGATACGTCGGGCGCCCGGCCCGGGTCAGACGAGGTAGACGACGGTGAAGAGGATGATCCAGACGAGGTCGACGAAGTGCCAGTAGAGGCCGACGAGCTCGACGTGGCTGTGCGATCGCTGCGTGAACCGGCCCTGCATCGCGCCGATCAGGATGCAGGTCAGCCAGACCACGCCGGCGGCGACGTGGGCCCCGTGGAAGCCGGTCATTGTGAAGAAGCACGACGCGAACAGGCTGACATCCGGAGTGAAGTGTCCCGTCGGGCTGACGCCGATGGGGTAGTGGTGGCCGAACATCAGCTGGTAGTACTCGACGACCTGGACGCCCAGGAAGACCGAGCCGATGGCGACGGTGGCCGCCAGCCAGATCTTCAGCTTGGCGAGGTCGCCACGCTGCACGGCGGCCAGGGCCAGGACCATCGTCAGCGACGAGCAGATGAGGATGAACGTGTTGGTCGCCGTCATGTCGATCGACAGCGGATTGACCTGGTCGTGGTAGGGCACCGGCCATTTGTAGAAGGTGACGCCCTCGGTGGTCGCCATGGTGTCGACCGGCGTGTTGGGCGAGTAGGCGGTGGAGTACGACGTCTCGGGGCTGCCGGCCCGCAGGACGATGTAGGAGCCGATCAGGCCGGTGAAGAACATGACCTCGGTGGCGAGGAACAGCCAGATGGCCACCTTGCCGGGCGTGACCGGCGCGACGGCGTGAGCCTTGTGGGCCGCCGCGGGGGTCGAGTCGGTGAGGGTCGGGAGTGCGGCGGTGGCCATCGTGGAGAGTCCTCGGAGGGAGACGGGCGCCCGCCTGCTTCGGCGAGGGGGCGCGACGTTCGGTCACTTCGCTGCGGGCGGCCGGGGCCGGCATCGGCCGCCCGGGGTCGTCTTCGATCGGGTCTTCGGCTCACGCGGGCGACGGATTCAGCAGCAACAGCAGCAGGATCGCGGGCAGGTAGAGGAACGACGTATAGAGCAGCCGCCTGGCCGAGGCGTCATTGACGTCCATCCAGAATCGGGTGGCCTGCGTCAGATAGTAGAGGCCCAGGCCAAAGGCCCCGGCGAAATACCAGGGGCCGGCCATGCCGACGGTGCAGGGGAGCAGGCTCGCCGGGACCAGGGCCAGGGCGTGCGCCATGGCCTGTCGCCCGGTGATCTTCCCCTCGGGGTCGACGTTGGGCAGCATCAGGTGGCCCCCCCGGGCGTAGTCGGCCCGATGGATCCAGGCGATCGCCAGGAAGTGGGGGAACTGCCAGAGGAAGACGATGAAGAAGAGCGCCCAGGCCTCGATGCCCACCCGGCCCGTGGCCGCCGCCCAGCCGATGACCGGCGGCAGAGCGCCCGGAATGGCGCCGATGGCCGTGTTCAGCGTGGTGATCGGCTTGAGCGGCGTGTAGGCGAAGACATACAGGACGAAGGTGAGCAGGGCCAGCCAGGCCGCGGGCTGGCGGGTGGCAAGCACAAGGATGGCCAGCCCGGCAAGCGCGAGCGCGGTGCCCAACGCTGCGGCCTCCAGAGGCGCGATCTTGCCGGCGGGTAGGGGACGCTTGGCGGTCCGCCGCATCAAGGCGTCGCGGTCGCGCTCCAGGTACTGGTTCCAGGCGCTGGCACCGGCGGCGACCATGCCGGTTCCCACAAGTGCCGCCAGCAGCGGGAGGCCCGAGACGCGACCCACGGTTTTGGCGCCGAGCATGAAGCCGGCCGCCACGGTGACGAGCACCATCGTCACGAGCCGCAGCTTGGTCAGCACGGTATACGACTGGAGCCGGGCGGCCAGCCATTCGCGGCCGCCGGTCGCCAGGCCTGGATCGGCCAGGATTCCGGCCGGGTCGACGGGTGTTGCGGTCTTCACGCCATCGCCTCCTGGGGCGCGACGGATCGCGAGGGGGAGGACGTGGACATTGCGGGAAGGCTCGACGTCGTCAGGTGGCGGGCCGCCCGGAGGGCCAGGACCAGCGACACGCCCAGCAACAGCGCGGCGTTCGATTGGTGCCCGGTCCTGAGCATCGCCTGATAGGTGGTGACCACCCGCTGAATGCCGTCGAAAGGCCTGAGCGTCCACCAGGCGCCGATTCCCAGAAGCACTTGCAAAGACACCGACGCGATCAGGAGCCGCGAGGCAGGGGCAAGCTCCGGGCAGGCGGCCCGATTGCGAAGCACCAGGATGGCCACCGCGACGGCGGCCGGGGCGACCAGTGCCGCGAGCGTTGCGTGGACGACGAGGCCAGCCCCATAGTGCCTCAGCCAGGCGCCGGCGACGACCTGGGCATAGACCAGGGCGACCAGGCTCGCCGTGATGATCCGGAGCCTGGACGGGTCAGGCCTGGGGGCGCCGGCCTCGATCCAGCGGCGGCCGGTCAGCACGAAGAGGGCGACGAGCAGGGCGAAGAAAGCCTGGCCGGTGCAGCCGTGGACGGCCGCCAGCGTCGTGGACATCCAGCGCACCCGGAGGCCGCCAAGGATTCCCTGGCCGACGACCGCCGCCAGGGTCAGCCAGCCCATTGCCTTCATCCAGGGCCGTTGATCGCTCCACTGGAAGTAGATGGCCAGCACGATCGTCAGCAGGCCGACGGCGGCGCCGTAGAGCCGGTGGGAGTGCTCGATGAACACTCCCCAGGCCGAGTTCCAGAAGTCGTAAACGAACATATTGATGCCGAACGTCGTCGGCCAGTCGGGCACGGCCAGGCCCACGCGGTAGGTGGTCACGGTGCCGCCGACGAGGAGCAGCGGGAACGTGAGCAGCGCCGCGAGGGCGGCGACCCAGTTCGGGCCGCGACGATATCCGGTCGTGGTTCGGGCCGCCCGGATCGGGTCAGCCTGCGGGCTGGGGTTCATCGACGCCTGCCGGGTGCCTTTGGGGCGGTCTGGGCGGCAAAGCCGCGTGATGGGAAGCGGGCCAAGGCGACGGCCCCGAGCTTGTCGCGGGGCCGTCGCCGTCGGCGGACGATCGGGGCGGGTCAGGCCATGACCGGGTCGAGCGGGGGTGCATCGGCCGGCATGGGCTCGGTCTGGGGCAGGAAGTCGGCGGCGGCACCCGGCACGCTGAACTCGTAGGCCGGGTGGTAGACCGTCGGCAGGGTCTCGAAGTTGTAGTACGGAGGGGGCGACGTGGTGGTCCACTCCAGCGAGTTGGCCTTCCAGGGGTTCGGCCCCGCCTTCTCGCCGCCGACCAGGCTGTAGAAGAAGTTCCAGGCGAAGATGATCTGGCTCAGGCCCAGGGCGAACGCGCTGTAGGTCATGAACTTGTTCATGCCCGTGATCCCGGCGTTGTTCAGGTAGCCGTAGATCAGGGGGTCGGCGATGCGCCTGGGGTGGCCGTGCATGCCGACGATGTGCATCAGGAAGAACGTGCCGTTGAAGAAGATGAACGACAGCAAGAAGTGGATCTTGCCCAGCCGTTCGTCCATCAGGCGGCCGAACATCTTCGGGTACCAGTAATAGATGGCCGCGAAGACGCCGAAGGTGCTGCCGCCGAAGAGCACGTAGTGGATATGCGCCACGATGAAGTAGGTGTCGTGGATGTGCATGTCGACCGGGGTGGCGGCCATGAAGATGCCCGACAGCCCGCCGATGATGAACATGGCCACGAACGCGATGGCGTTGAGCATGGCGGTGGTGAACTGCACCCGCCCGCCCCACATCGTGCCCAGCCAGTTGAAGACCTTGATGGCCGAGGGGAGCGCGATCATCATCGTCGAGAGCATGAACGTGGCGCCCAACGCGGGGTTCATGCCCGACTGGAACATGTGGTGGCCCCAGACGATGAAGCCCAGCCCGGCGATGGCCGCCGTGGCGAAGACCATCGGCTTGTAGCCGAAGAGGGGCTTGCGCGAGAAGGTGGAGATGATGTCGGAAACCATCCCCATCGCCGGCAAGATCATGATGTAGACGGCCGGGTGCGAATAGAACCAGAAGAGGTGCTGCCAGAGGATCGTCTGGCCGCCGCCGACCTTCTCGGGGCCGTTGCCCACCACCCAGTTGGCCGGGCTGAAGAAGTTGGTGCCGATGGTCCGGTCGAGCAGCTGCATGACCAGGGCCGAGGTCAGCACCGGCAGGGCGAAGGCCTGTAAGAGCGCCGTGATGAACAGGGCCCAGACGGTCATCGGCATCCGGAACATCCGCATGCCCGGCGAGCGGAGCATGATGATGGTCGTGATGTAGTTGATCGAGCCCATCAGCGACGAGATGCCGGCGAAGAGCAGCCCGACCAGCCACCAGGTCTGGCCGCTGAGCGACCCGACCGTCGACTGGAGGAACGACGAGAGCGGCGGGTACGACGTCCAGCCCGCCTCGGCCGAGCCCCCCTCGACGACGAACGAGTTGAGGATCGCCACGAAGGAGAAGGGCATGGCCCAGTAGGAGAACATGTTCAGCTTGGGGAAGGCCATGTCCCGCGCGCCGATCATCAGCGGGATCAGGTAGTTGCCGAAGGCCCCCGAGAGGATCGGCACGATCACGAAGAAGATCATCACCGTGCCGTGCATGGTGAAGAGCTTGTTGTAGAACTCGGGCGGCATCCGGTAGCCCTGGTTGGCCCAGAGCGTCTGGCTCAGGATGGGCATGGGCGACCACGGCCAGGCGAGCTGCCAGCGGATGGCCATCGCCATCAGGCCGCCGAGGACGAAGAAGATCAGGCTGGAGAAGAGGAACTGGATGCCGATGACCTTGTGGTCCTCGGAGAACACATAACGCCTGAGGAAGTTGGTCGGCTGCGCGTGGATGTGGTCGTGGCCGTGGTCGTCAGACCCGTGCCCGTGGCCGTTCCCGTGCGCGTCGGCGGTATGGGTGGTGCTCATGGCTCGGAGGTCATCTCCCCTGGGGTCCGACGGCGGCGACCGTGTCCCGGTTCTGTTCGTTCAGGGCGCGACCCATCCACTCGTCGAAGTCCGACTGAGAGCCGTGGACGGTGACATTGCCGCGCATCTTGTAGTGGCCCCAGCCGCAGAGCTCGGCGCAGACGAGCTCGTACTTGCCCTGGGTGTCGGCGTCGAACCAGACGGGGATCGTCAGGCCGGGGACTGCGTCTTGCTTGATGCGGAGCGCCGGCAGGAAGAACGAGTGGATGACGTCGGAGGCCTTCAGGTAGATCAGCGACTGCTTCCCCTTGACGAAGTGCAGGTCGTTGACAAGCTGGAGGTCGTCGCCGGTGTTCAGCACGCCGTCGGGGCCGGGGTACCGCATCACCCACTGGAACTGGCGGCCGGTGATCTCGGCCAGGGGCTGGATCTTGGGGGCCGACGACCGGAACTTGATGTCGGCCCAGGTGCCCATCTGGTACAGCGCGATGAAGACGAGGATGGCCGCCGGGACGATCGTCCAGATGACCTCCAATCGCTGGCTACCGTGGAAGTATTGCGCGACCCGGCCCGGGGCGTCGGCGAATCGCCAGGTGGCCCAGACCAGGGCGATCTGGGTGCCGATGAAGACGACGCCGGTGATGACCAGGATCAGGATATAGAGGCTGTCGATGCGCCGGCCGATGGACGAGACCGACGTCAGGCCCCCCTCGGGGCCCGCGGGGAGCCACCAGTCGGGGTCGAACGGCGAGTAGACGAAGCTGCCGACGGCGAAGACTGCGGCCGCGGCGAAGAGGAGGGGCCAGTAACGCACGAGGGACGCTCCCAGGGATTCTCAAGGCGAAGAGTGCGTGTGTCCGTGCCGCCCGCAGAGGCCTTCATGCCGACCTTCGCCGCCGACCGGGGCGGGGCAAGGCCGCGGTCGGGGCGGCAGGCCGTTTGATCAACGCCTGACCGCGACCCGGGGGTCTTCGGCCGGCGCCGGGCTCGTCGTCGGCGAGGCGGCGTGAGCCGGGGCCGCCGCGGGGACGGCCGCGGGCGTGCCGGGCAGGGTCGCCCCCTTCAGCAACGTCGGGTCATAGGGCAGGGCGAGGACGAAGTTGACCAGGTCCCAGATCTGATCCGGCTTGATCAACCCCAGGTGGGCCGGCATCTTGGCGCCATTGATCCCCTTGGCCAGCCGCCAGTAGAGATCCAGGGGGCGTCGGCCGCCCTTGTAAACGCCCCGGGTGAGGTTGGCCGGCCGCAGCGGGTCGCCCCACTCGTCGACCGACGCCTTCCAGAGTTCCTTCTGCTTGTCGGTGAGGGCCTCGACTCGGGTCGGCATCCCACTGGGGTCGCCCCGGAAGACGACCTGCGTGAAGGTCGCCTCGTCGATGAAGCTGGGGCCATTGCCGCGCCCCTGGGCGCCGTGGCAGCCGGCGCACTCGACCTTGTTGCCGGTCTTGTTCAGGCCCAGGAACAGCTCGCGGCCGCGGGCGATGCTCTCGGGGGTGCTGGGCGGACGCGGGGTCTCGGGGGTGACGACCTGCGAGTCGGCGGCCTTCCACTTGGCGAAGACGCTTTGCGCGATCTCGACGGCGACCGTGTCGGAGATCGCCTCGTCGGCGGTC
It encodes:
- a CDS encoding cytochrome C oxidase subunit IV family protein; the protein is MAQLDATAHNQETESAEEQESHIGTYLRVFGALLVFTILEYFYAKVFADHFTLLVFGLMTLATVKAGLVGIFFMHLKFEGKWVYYMLVPAGFLAMVLMCGLYPDMAIHYVSDYSTADDDKAAVAAPVAPGVGSSTSPGRVGH
- a CDS encoding DMT family transporter, translated to MRWLFSAVALISGAALAVQVGMNSELRVRIGHPLIAALFSFLVGTAGLVTYLAIARPGWPTGERMAAVPWWGWMGGMVGACYVATGAAYANRLGAASWLALVVTGQVLASVALDHFGLVGFPVHQAGLMRLVGVALLLAGVVIVLRS
- a CDS encoding cytochrome c oxidase subunit 3 codes for the protein MATAALPTLTDSTPAAAHKAHAVAPVTPGKVAIWLFLATEVMFFTGLIGSYIVLRAGSPETSYSTAYSPNTPVDTMATTEGVTFYKWPVPYHDQVNPLSIDMTATNTFILICSSLTMVLALAAVQRGDLAKLKIWLAATVAIGSVFLGVQVVEYYQLMFGHHYPIGVSPTGHFTPDVSLFASCFFTMTGFHGAHVAAGVVWLTCILIGAMQGRFTQRSHSHVELVGLYWHFVDLVWIILFTVVYLV
- the cyoE gene encoding heme o synthase; translated protein: MKTATPVDPAGILADPGLATGGREWLAARLQSYTVLTKLRLVTMVLVTVAAGFMLGAKTVGRVSGLPLLAALVGTGMVAAGASAWNQYLERDRDALMRRTAKRPLPAGKIAPLEAAALGTALALAGLAILVLATRQPAAWLALLTFVLYVFAYTPLKPITTLNTAIGAIPGALPPVIGWAAATGRVGIEAWALFFIVFLWQFPHFLAIAWIHRADYARGGHLMLPNVDPEGKITGRQAMAHALALVPASLLPCTVGMAGPWYFAGAFGLGLYYLTQATRFWMDVNDASARRLLYTSFLYLPAILLLLLLNPSPA
- a CDS encoding cbb3-type cytochrome c oxidase subunit I gives rise to the protein MSTTHTADAHGNGHGHGSDDHGHDHIHAQPTNFLRRYVFSEDHKVIGIQFLFSSLIFFVLGGLMAMAIRWQLAWPWSPMPILSQTLWANQGYRMPPEFYNKLFTMHGTVMIFFVIVPILSGAFGNYLIPLMIGARDMAFPKLNMFSYWAMPFSFVAILNSFVVEGGSAEAGWTSYPPLSSFLQSTVGSLSGQTWWLVGLLFAGISSLMGSINYITTIIMLRSPGMRMFRMPMTVWALFITALLQAFALPVLTSALVMQLLDRTIGTNFFSPANWVVGNGPEKVGGGQTILWQHLFWFYSHPAVYIMILPAMGMVSDIISTFSRKPLFGYKPMVFATAAIAGLGFIVWGHHMFQSGMNPALGATFMLSTMMIALPSAIKVFNWLGTMWGGRVQFTTAMLNAIAFVAMFIIGGLSGIFMAATPVDMHIHDTYFIVAHIHYVLFGGSTFGVFAAIYYWYPKMFGRLMDERLGKIHFLLSFIFFNGTFFLMHIVGMHGHPRRIADPLIYGYLNNAGITGMNKFMTYSAFALGLSQIIFAWNFFYSLVGGEKAGPNPWKANSLEWTTTSPPPYYNFETLPTVYHPAYEFSVPGAAADFLPQTEPMPADAPPLDPVMA
- a CDS encoding DUF420 domain-containing protein, with the translated sequence MNARSYRLGLSIVAGTILISGLLAATFTHKAGPPPPASRDLTGHEFELGPFRLTERSGRVITEADLAPSVWIASFIFTRCPNSCPRITATMKGLQGQLGGTGVKLVSISVDPDHDTPDVLARYASSFSADPDLWWFLTGPADDVYKLILKGFRLGVQASSEADRKEGAEAVSHSDRLALVDVGNKVVGTFPASDAEALRDLVTRARTLDRPEDAREVAPWVRRLPAINATLNGTCAVLLVVAWLLIRIGRWRGHAACMTAAVAVSAVFLACYLVYHYQVGSVKFLGVGPVRTAYFTILLSHTVLATFGVVPLVTMTLVRAIQRKFEQHARIAAVTFPIWLYVSVTGVIIYWMLYQMPVATGL
- a CDS encoding NAD-dependent deacylase, whose translation is MDDRTLAASWIAEARRVVVLTGAGVSAESGIPTFRGPDGLWRGRDPFALATPEAFAADPYLVWEFYNWRRSIVAGALPNPAHHALARLEARVPAFTLVTQNVDGLHRRAGSRNLLEIHGSIEQIRCIDCLETVDAAGIVLPALPRCDACDGLMRPAVVWFGESLPSDLWEAALDSVRESDLLLVVGTSAVVHPAAGMIRKARGRVIEVNLEPTPASDDSNLSLYGKAGEILPALLEFP
- a CDS encoding cytochrome c oxidase subunit II, producing the protein MRYWPLLFAAAAVFAVGSFVYSPFDPDWWLPAGPEGGLTSVSSIGRRIDSLYILILVITGVVFIGTQIALVWATWRFADAPGRVAQYFHGSQRLEVIWTIVPAAILVFIALYQMGTWADIKFRSSAPKIQPLAEITGRQFQWVMRYPGPDGVLNTGDDLQLVNDLHFVKGKQSLIYLKASDVIHSFFLPALRIKQDAVPGLTIPVWFDADTQGKYELVCAELCGWGHYKMRGNVTVHGSQSDFDEWMGRALNEQNRDTVAAVGPQGR
- a CDS encoding COX15/CtaA family protein → MNPSPQADPIRAARTTTGYRRGPNWVAALAALLTFPLLLVGGTVTTYRVGLAVPDWPTTFGINMFVYDFWNSAWGVFIEHSHRLYGAAVGLLTIVLAIYFQWSDQRPWMKAMGWLTLAAVVGQGILGGLRVRWMSTTLAAVHGCTGQAFFALLVALFVLTGRRWIEAGAPRPDPSRLRIITASLVALVYAQVVAGAWLRHYGAGLVVHATLAALVAPAAVAVAILVLRNRAACPELAPASRLLIASVSLQVLLGIGAWWTLRPFDGIQRVVTTYQAMLRTGHQSNAALLLGVSLVLALRAARHLTTSSLPAMSTSSPSRSVAPQEAMA